A genomic window from Flavobacterium sp. I3-2 includes:
- a CDS encoding acyl-CoA thioesterase: protein MNLEERISKSETRIFKAVFPNTTNHYDTLFGGTAMHMMDEVAFITATRFSRQTMVTVSSDKIDFNKPIPAGTIVELVGKVTHVGNTSLKVEVEIFVEQMYEDVRYLAVKGQFSFVALDEHKKPTNVIKE from the coding sequence ATGAATTTAGAAGAAAGAATTTCAAAATCAGAAACTCGAATATTTAAAGCTGTTTTTCCAAATACAACCAATCATTACGATACCCTTTTTGGAGGTACGGCCATGCATATGATGGACGAAGTTGCTTTTATTACAGCAACCCGTTTTTCTCGTCAAACTATGGTAACCGTTTCATCTGATAAAATAGATTTTAATAAACCAATTCCAGCAGGAACCATTGTTGAATTGGTAGGAAAAGTTACACATGTGGGAAACACAAGTCTAAAAGTTGAAGTTGAGATTTTTGTTGAACAAATGTATGAAGACGTTCGCTATTTAGCTGTTAAAGGACAATTTTCGTTTGTGGCTTTAGACGAACACAAAAAGCCAACTAACGTTATTAAAGAATAA
- a CDS encoding cystathionine gamma-synthase codes for MKFNTKVIHGGQHHDPSTGAVMPPIYHTSTFAQTSPGVHTGYEYSRADNPTRTALEHALESIENGARGLAFSSGLAAIDCVLRLLKPNDEVIAMDDLYGGTYRLFTRFYQDLGIKFHFINMNDLELFQSKINANTKLVWIETPTNPLMKLADIEAIAKITKQNNILFAVDNTFATPYLQKPLDLGADIVMHSATKYLGGHSDVIAGALVIKDEELGKQLHFTQFATGATLGPQESFLVLRGIKTLHLRVERHCLNGQKVAEYLEQHPLIDQVLYPGLPSHPQHDLAKKQMSKGFGGMVSFTFKTGAKADAIKFLENLKVFTLAESLGGVESLANHPALMTHASIPAEKRAEIGVTDDMVRLSVGVEDIEDLIADIEQALK; via the coding sequence ATGAAATTTAATACAAAAGTAATTCATGGTGGACAGCATCACGACCCAAGTACTGGAGCGGTAATGCCACCAATTTATCATACATCAACTTTCGCGCAAACAAGTCCGGGAGTTCATACAGGTTACGAATACAGTAGAGCAGATAATCCGACAAGAACAGCTTTAGAACATGCTTTAGAAAGTATTGAAAACGGTGCTCGTGGTTTGGCTTTTTCATCTGGATTGGCAGCTATCGATTGTGTTTTACGTTTATTAAAACCAAACGATGAAGTAATTGCGATGGACGATTTGTACGGAGGAACTTATCGTTTATTCACTCGTTTTTATCAAGATTTAGGAATTAAATTTCATTTCATTAATATGAATGATTTGGAATTGTTTCAATCTAAAATCAATGCAAATACCAAATTAGTTTGGATTGAAACACCAACAAATCCGTTAATGAAATTAGCAGATATCGAAGCGATAGCTAAAATCACTAAGCAAAATAATATCTTATTTGCGGTTGATAATACTTTTGCAACGCCGTATTTACAAAAGCCTTTAGATTTAGGTGCTGATATTGTGATGCATTCGGCTACTAAATATTTAGGTGGACATTCTGATGTGATTGCTGGAGCTTTAGTTATTAAAGATGAAGAATTAGGAAAACAATTGCATTTTACACAATTTGCAACCGGAGCAACTTTAGGTCCGCAAGAAAGTTTCTTGGTTTTACGCGGAATTAAAACCTTGCATTTACGTGTTGAACGTCATTGTTTAAACGGGCAAAAAGTAGCTGAGTATTTAGAGCAACATCCGTTAATTGACCAAGTTTTATATCCTGGTTTACCATCGCATCCACAACACGATTTAGCTAAAAAACAAATGTCTAAAGGTTTTGGCGGAATGGTTTCTTTTACATTTAAAACTGGAGCTAAAGCAGATGCTATTAAGTTCTTAGAAAATTTAAAGGTATTTACTTTAGCAGAATCTTTAGGTGGAGTTGAATCTTTAGCAAATCACCCAGCTTTAATGACACATGCTTCAATTCCTGCAGAAAAACGTGCAGAAATTGGAGTAACAGACGACATGGTTCGTTTAAGTGTTGGAGTTGAAGATATCGAAGATTTGATTGCAGACATTGAACAAGCATTGAAATAA
- a CDS encoding DUF3298 and DUF4163 domain-containing protein, whose translation MTRKLLLLICFSTLLFNCTKKETWYFETKKYELKTTLPCDNDDCTYVDLIIPTIISDEKELNKINDVVFKNVKKHIAFETENAEIKNYADLAKSFIASYDEIKNAFPNEPLPWEASVNGTLEVFENKSANIVLNYYTFTGGAHGNEGVVSLFFNLEDGKQISQKDLFLDFEGFKKIAEQDFRASANLSATDDINKNGNIFKDHQFSLPENIIVTQNEIILHYNKYEIAPYSSGTTILKFPMKTFKKYLNPLYF comes from the coding sequence ATGACCAGAAAATTACTTTTATTAATCTGTTTTTCAACGCTATTATTCAATTGCACCAAAAAAGAAACTTGGTATTTTGAAACAAAAAAATACGAACTAAAAACAACACTTCCGTGCGATAATGATGATTGTACTTATGTCGATTTAATAATCCCGACGATTATTTCTGATGAAAAAGAATTAAACAAAATCAATGACGTCGTTTTTAAAAACGTAAAAAAACATATCGCGTTTGAAACCGAAAATGCCGAAATTAAAAATTACGCCGATTTAGCTAAATCTTTTATCGCTTCATACGACGAAATAAAAAATGCCTTTCCGAACGAACCTTTGCCTTGGGAAGCTTCGGTTAATGGAACATTGGAAGTTTTCGAAAACAAAAGTGCCAATATCGTTTTAAATTATTACACCTTTACAGGTGGAGCTCACGGAAATGAAGGAGTCGTTTCTTTATTTTTTAATTTAGAAGACGGTAAACAAATTTCTCAAAAAGATTTATTTTTAGATTTCGAGGGATTTAAGAAAATTGCCGAACAAGATTTTAGAGCTTCTGCTAATTTATCAGCAACCGATGACATCAATAAAAACGGAAATATTTTCAAAGACCATCAATTTAGTTTGCCAGAAAACATTATCGTTACGCAAAATGAAATAATTTTGCATTACAATAAATACGAAATTGCACCTTATTCATCAGGAACCACTATTTTAAAATTCCCGATGAAAACATTTAAAAAATATTTAAATCCACTTTATTTCTAA
- a CDS encoding oligosaccharide flippase family protein, with the protein MSVYKKLFGQTLIYGIATVVPKMIGFIMAPYHIDWLPKDAYADYTLIFSWMMFFNVILSFGMETAFFRFYNKKENKNEVINNTILFLMAVCAIFLGGIYLFKESIDLYFEIPPIVVSYLIWILVLDTLVVIPFAILRAQQRPIKYSFIKITNVVVNAGLTVILLYLIPKFLLQNPTDKIAAYYNFGFQVGYLFLANLIASGITLLLLSNHYLKLKLKFNKSLWKEMIMYSFPVMIGGLAFVINETFDKVFLKELLPESFVDLGLASYGAIYKIGVFMILFRTAYSMGIEPFFFSYAKNDDAPIKYATVTKYFVIFGSLAMLTIVVFSDLIKVFYIPQKDYWFAMEIVPYIILANLMLGIYTNLSVWYKIQDKTKIGAYISIVGAIVTVVLNFILIPIIGLLGAAITTLLAYATMMLISYVLGQKSYPIPYDKKIIGLYLGTSIVFAFTYFYNFRENYFIGITFLLIFVGMIYYNERVMIQRILKSVLKK; encoded by the coding sequence TTGAGCGTATATAAAAAACTTTTTGGTCAAACATTAATTTACGGAATTGCCACTGTTGTTCCAAAAATGATTGGTTTTATCATGGCACCGTATCACATCGATTGGCTTCCAAAAGATGCGTACGCAGATTACACGCTAATATTTTCGTGGATGATGTTTTTCAATGTCATCTTATCTTTTGGAATGGAAACAGCTTTCTTTAGATTTTACAACAAAAAAGAAAATAAAAACGAAGTTATAAATAATACCATTTTATTTTTAATGGCTGTTTGTGCAATTTTCCTCGGAGGAATTTACCTCTTTAAAGAATCGATTGATTTATATTTTGAGATTCCGCCCATTGTAGTATCTTATTTAATTTGGATTTTAGTTTTAGATACGTTGGTTGTTATTCCATTTGCGATTTTACGAGCACAACAAAGACCGATAAAATACAGTTTTATCAAAATTACAAATGTGGTTGTAAATGCCGGATTGACTGTTATTTTATTGTATTTAATACCGAAGTTTTTACTTCAAAATCCAACAGATAAAATCGCTGCATATTATAATTTCGGTTTCCAAGTAGGTTATTTATTTCTTGCGAATTTAATTGCCAGCGGAATCACATTACTGCTACTTTCAAATCATTATTTAAAACTGAAGTTGAAGTTCAATAAATCGTTGTGGAAAGAGATGATTATGTATAGTTTTCCTGTGATGATTGGAGGTTTGGCTTTTGTTATAAACGAAACTTTTGATAAGGTTTTTTTAAAAGAATTACTTCCAGAAAGTTTTGTAGATTTAGGATTAGCAAGTTATGGTGCTATTTATAAGATTGGTGTTTTTATGATTTTATTCCGAACGGCTTATTCAATGGGAATTGAACCTTTCTTTTTTAGTTATGCCAAAAATGATGACGCGCCAATAAAATACGCTACAGTTACCAAGTACTTTGTGATTTTTGGAAGCTTAGCAATGTTAACCATTGTTGTTTTTTCAGATTTAATCAAAGTATTTTATATTCCTCAAAAAGATTATTGGTTTGCGATGGAAATTGTTCCTTACATAATCTTAGCAAATTTAATGTTAGGGATTTACACCAATTTATCGGTTTGGTACAAAATTCAGGATAAAACAAAAATCGGCGCATACATTTCAATTGTTGGAGCAATTGTAACAGTTGTTTTAAATTTCATCTTAATTCCGATTATTGGATTATTAGGTGCAGCCATTACAACATTACTCGCTTATGCAACTATGATGTTAATTTCTTATGTATTAGGACAAAAGTCTTATCCGATTCCGTACGATAAAAAAATAATCGGATTGTATTTAGGAACATCAATTGTATTTGCATTTACCTATTTTTATAATTTCAGAGAAAATTATTTTATCGGAATAACTTTCCTTCTTATCTTCGTAGGAATGATTTATTACAACGAAAGAGTAATGATTCAACGCATACTTAAATCTGTACTTAAAAAATGA
- the dut gene encoding dUTP diphosphatase, protein MKINIINKSQHPLPSYETIASAGMDLRANLSEPILIGPMERALIPTGLFMELPIGFEAQVRPRSGLALKKGITCLNSPGTIDADYRGEVGVILANLSKETFVVENGERIAQMVIAKHERAEWIEVEELSTTERGAGGFGSTGVK, encoded by the coding sequence ATGAAAATAAACATTATTAATAAATCGCAACATCCGTTGCCAAGTTATGAAACTATTGCTTCTGCAGGAATGGATTTACGCGCAAATTTATCAGAACCAATCTTAATCGGACCAATGGAACGCGCTTTAATTCCGACTGGATTATTCATGGAATTACCAATTGGATTCGAAGCTCAAGTGCGTCCAAGAAGCGGATTAGCATTAAAAAAAGGGATTACTTGTTTAAATTCACCAGGAACCATCGATGCAGATTATCGCGGTGAAGTTGGGGTGATTTTAGCCAATTTATCAAAAGAAACATTTGTAGTTGAAAACGGCGAACGCATTGCGCAAATGGTCATTGCAAAGCACGAACGTGCTGAATGGATTGAAGTAGAAGAATTATCAACAACAGAACGCGGTGCTGGCGGATTTGGAAGCACGGGCGTGAAATAA
- a CDS encoding sugar phosphate nucleotidyltransferase, which translates to MKIIVPMAGRGSRLRPHTLTTPKPLIPIAGKPIVHRLVEDIAKVINQPIEEIAFIIHESFGKDVEKDLIAIAEKLGSKGTIYYQNEALGTAHAILCAKESMQGPIVVAYADTLFRADFSLDATADSVIWVKAVEDPSAFGVVQLNDKNEIVDFVEKPKEFVSDLAIIGIYFFKSAENLRSELEYLLDNNIEKGGEYQLTDALENMKQKGLRFVPGKVDEWMDCGNKNVTVDTNNRMLNFLHADGENMVAASASIENSTIIAPCYIGENVIIKNATVGPNVSLGNHSKVENATIKNSLIQTNSTITNADLDNAMVGNHAKFDGKFTNISIGDYSVLE; encoded by the coding sequence ATGAAAATTATTGTACCCATGGCCGGACGCGGTTCTCGTTTACGTCCACATACATTAACTACACCAAAACCATTAATTCCAATTGCAGGAAAACCAATCGTGCACCGTTTGGTTGAAGATATTGCAAAAGTAATCAATCAACCAATTGAAGAAATCGCTTTTATCATTCACGAAAGTTTCGGAAAAGATGTTGAAAAAGACTTAATTGCAATTGCTGAGAAATTAGGCTCTAAAGGAACTATTTATTATCAAAACGAAGCTTTAGGAACAGCTCATGCCATTTTATGTGCTAAAGAATCGATGCAAGGTCCAATTGTAGTTGCTTACGCAGATACGTTATTCCGTGCAGATTTTTCTTTAGATGCAACTGCAGATTCTGTTATTTGGGTAAAAGCAGTTGAAGATCCTTCTGCTTTTGGAGTAGTTCAATTAAACGACAAAAATGAAATTGTTGATTTCGTTGAAAAACCAAAAGAGTTTGTTTCTGATTTAGCTATTATTGGAATTTACTTCTTTAAATCAGCAGAAAATTTACGTTCAGAATTAGAATATCTTTTAGATAACAACATCGAAAAAGGCGGAGAATATCAGTTAACCGATGCTTTAGAAAACATGAAGCAAAAAGGTTTACGTTTTGTTCCGGGTAAAGTTGATGAATGGATGGATTGTGGAAACAAAAACGTAACGGTTGACACAAACAATCGCATGTTGAATTTCTTACATGCTGATGGTGAAAACATGGTTGCTGCTTCAGCATCAATCGAAAATTCAACAATTATCGCACCTTGTTACATTGGAGAAAATGTTATTATAAAAAATGCAACTGTTGGTCCAAATGTTTCTTTAGGAAATCATTCAAAAGTTGAAAATGCTACCATTAAAAACAGTTTAATTCAAACGAATTCAACAATTACAAATGCAGATTTAGACAATGCAATGGTCGGAAATCACGCAAAATTTGATGGCAAATTCACAAATATCAGTATTGGAGATTATTCTGTATTAGAATAA
- a CDS encoding DUF4292 domain-containing protein has product MKKAVLFFILSTVLFSCKSKKNLTDNASTNDSLFKEIIIINDGDRAPSKKENLTYLKAVNDHYALNKNFNTLQINADIEFKNKSFNESLSADIRIQKDETILISIKKFGFTGAKILITPKRVSYYEILNGTFYDGDFEFISNFLGTNLDYNQIENLLLGTSVFNLAEEELTTKVEDGLYKLYKNTNDLSLVFVLDGLARMKQEVIQQKDSNDKLVIDYLSYQNKNDVLLPLNLLIRAIQKDETNLNINYKKIDLNPNISFPYKIPNGSKEINFN; this is encoded by the coding sequence ATGAAAAAAGCTGTTTTATTCTTTATTCTATCGACCGTTTTATTTTCTTGTAAAAGCAAAAAAAATCTAACTGACAATGCATCAACAAATGATTCGTTGTTTAAGGAAATAATCATAATCAATGATGGCGATAGAGCTCCTTCCAAAAAAGAAAATCTAACGTATCTTAAGGCAGTAAACGACCATTACGCTTTGAATAAAAATTTCAATACGCTACAAATTAATGCTGATATTGAATTTAAAAATAAAAGTTTTAACGAAAGTCTTAGCGCAGATATTCGTATTCAGAAAGATGAGACAATTCTGATTTCGATTAAAAAATTTGGTTTTACTGGAGCAAAAATATTAATCACACCAAAAAGAGTAAGCTATTACGAAATTCTGAACGGAACTTTTTATGACGGTGATTTCGAATTCATAAGTAATTTTTTAGGAACGAATTTAGATTACAATCAAATTGAAAATTTATTACTCGGAACCTCTGTTTTTAATTTAGCCGAAGAAGAATTAACGACTAAGGTCGAGGATGGTCTTTATAAATTATATAAAAACACAAATGATTTGTCACTTGTTTTTGTATTAGATGGATTAGCTCGAATGAAACAAGAAGTTATCCAACAAAAAGATTCAAACGACAAATTGGTTATTGACTATTTATCGTATCAAAATAAAAATGATGTTTTGTTACCATTAAATTTATTAATTCGTGCGATTCAAAAAGATGAAACGAATTTGAATATCAATTACAAAAAAATAGATTTGAATCCGAATATTTCTTTTCCTTATAAAATTCCTAATGGTTCAAAAGAAATAAATTTTAATTAA